From the genome of Blautia hydrogenotrophica DSM 10507:
CAAGAGACTTCCCCTCATAGGTAAAATACGTTTACTCTAAAAAAGAAACAATAAATGCTTTATTCTTATTATATTTTTCATCAGAAATTTGCAAATTAAATATTGACAATCTCAGTCAAGTATTGTATAGTAGGACTATAGTTAATAATAATTATTACTATTATTAATAAAGGAGAGGAAATGTATGCGAACCCTGAAATATAGTCGCCAACGTGAATCTATCAAAGAATTTCTTGATTCCCGTACAGATCATCCCACAGCAGTTACCGTATATCACAATATGCAAAAGGTATATCCTAATATAAGTTTGGGGACCGTATATCGTAACCTCTCTCTTTTGACTGAATTGGGAGAGATTAACCGTATCTCCACAGAGGAAGGCGGCGACCGTTTTGACGCAGTGACTACGCCTCACGATCATTTTTACTGTCGGCAGTGTCACAACCTCTTGGACATAAAAATTCACAGTTCCTCGCGTATTAGAGCAGACGTCTCTGAGGAATTTCCTGGGAAGATTGAAAGTTATACCACTCTGTTTCGCGGTATCTGCGAAGAATGTCTGTCAAAGAATCAGATAAAAAGTAAGAAGTGAACCGAGTTTTTCAGCGATTACGAATTTTTTGCTCCTAAAACTCTAAATTCTTTCTTAAAATAGTCAAAATTCTATTGACAAAATATGGTAAATATGTTAACTTAATAACAGTAATTATTACTGTTATTTAATCAATAATATATATTAAGAAAAGGAGAACAAAATTATGGCAAAATGGGTATGTAGTGTATGTGGTTACGTTCATGAAGGTGAGACAGCTCCAGAAGCCTGTCCGATCTGTAAAGCACCGGCTGATAAATTCACCAAACAGGAAGGTGAGATGACCTGGGCTGCTGAGCACGTAGTAGGTGTAGCACAAGGTGTTAGCGAGGATATCCTTGCAGATTTAAGAGCAAACTTCGAGGGAGAATGCTCCGAGGTAGGTATGTATCTGGCAATGGCTCGTGTAGCTCACAGAGAAGGTTATCCAGAGATTGGGTTGTACTGGGAGAAAGCTGCTTATGAGGAAGCTGAACACGCAGCTAAATTTGCTGAGCTGTTAGGCGAAGTAGTAACAGACAGCACAAAGAAAAATCTGGAAATGAGAGTTGCCGCTGAGAATGGCGCTACCGCTGGTAAATTTGATCTGGCAAAACGTGCAAAAGCAGCTAACTTAGACGCAATTCATGACACCGTACATGAGATGGCAAGAGACGAGGCTCGTCACGGAAAAGCATTCGCAGGGCTTCTGAAGAGATACTTTGGCTAAAAAATCAGAGATTTTCAAAGGGACAGGCTTGATGCCTGTTCCTTTTTTGTTTCATAAGAAACTGACGTTCTTATGAAACAAAAAATGCTCCGCGTAGATCGTACTGCGGTGGAAAGAAGACGGCACTTTGCACCTCGCCGCAGGCCAAGAATCCTGCAAGCAGGATTTTTTTCTATGTCGCAAGTTGTTCTTTCTACTTGATTAAGTTTCGACAACTTTCTACTTATTTCTTTTTATTGAAAGTACTTTCATACCCTCTGTGCAAGAATTCAAATCTGACGTTCCATTTTTGTTCAAATTGTGCAAAATCCCATTTGTCTTTAAAGTATTTTCTTTTGCTCTATAGAGCCTTGAAATTAATTTCATGAAAGAATATACTGCAAATAGTTAAAGAACGCATAAAGAAAGGAGACACTCCATGGAAGAGAAAATTGCACAGTTAAAAGGACATTTGATCGTATCCTGCCAGGCACTTCCTCACGAACCACTCCACTCCTCTTTCATCATGGGAAGAATGGCACTGGCCGCTAAAGAGGGCGGAGCCTTTGGAATTCGTGCCAACACAAAAGAAGACATCTCAGAGATACAAAAGAACGTAGACCTTCCAGTCATTGGAATCGTAAAAAGAGACTACGAAGATAGTAAAGTCTATATCACTCCTACCATGAAGGAAGTCGATGAACTGATGGAAGTAAAACCCGCAATTATCGCTCTAGATGCAACCAGTGATCTGCGTCCTAACGGCCAGACTCTGGATGACTTTTATCATCAGATTCGAGAAAAATATCCGAATCAGTTGCTGATGGCAGACTGCTCCACCATCAAAGAAGCTCTGCACGCGGACGAGCTGGGATTCGATTTTATAGGAACCACTCTGGTGGGCTATACAGAACAGAGTAAAGGTGACAAAATCGAGGCCAATGATTTCGAGATCATCCGCGAGATTTTATCAAAAGTCACTCACCGCGTGATCGCAGAAGGAAACATCAATACCCCTGAGAAAGCCAAAAGAGTGATTGAACTTGGATGCTACAGCGTGGTGGTAGGTTCCATCATAACTCGTCCACAGTTAATCACCAAAGCCTTCACAGAAGCACTTCGCACATTATAATTTTGACTTATAAATACCAAATACTATTTATTTCTTCACTGAGGCCAAGAAAGCCGGAAAGGAGTTCACTATGAACAAATTAGAAAAGTACCAAGGCGTAATTCCTGCATTCTATGCATGTTATGATGAAAATGGAGAAGTAAGCCCAGAACGTGTGCGTGCTTTGACCCAGTACTTCATCGACAAAGGCGTCAAAGGCGTATATGCCTGTGGTTCCTCTGGAGAGTGTATCTACCAGAGCGTGGAGGACCGTAAAATAACCATCGAAAATATTATGGCTGTAGCAAAAGGGAAACTCACCGTGATCTGCCACGTCGCCTGCAACAACACCAAAGACAGTATGGAGCTGGCAAGACACGCTGAGAGCTGTGGAGTGGACGCAATCGCTTCTATCCCACCAATTTACTTCCGCCTTCCCGAGTACTCGATCGCTGCTTATTGGAATTCCATCAGTTCCGCCGCACCAAACACAGATTTTGTCATCTATAATATTCCTCAGCTGGCTGGCACCGCTCTGACCATGAGTCTTCTGGCTGAGATGAAGAAAAATCCTCGTGTCATCGCAGTGAAAAATTCTTCTATGCCCGTACAGGATATCCAGATGTTCCAGGCAGCCGGCGGAGACGATTTTATGGTATTTAATGGTCCAGACGAGCAGTTCATCAGCGGCCGCGTAATGGGAGCTGCCGGCGGAATCGGCGGAACCTACGGCGCTATGCCTGAGCTGTTTTTGAAAGCAGACGAGCTGGTTCGTGCCAACAAGATGGAAGAAGCTCGTGTACTTCAGTATGACATCAACGAGATTATCTACAAACTTTGCTCCGGCCATGGAAACATGTACGCTATGATTAAAGAAGTTTTGCGTATCAATGAAGGTCTGGACATCGGAAGCGTCCGTGAACCTCTGACTGGTCTGTGTGAGGCAGATCTAGCTATCGCCAAAGAGGCTGCTCAGATGGTAAAAAATGCGGTCGCAAAATACTGTGCATAAGCACAACTATGAGGGAGGTCTACAATGCAAGGTTTTACAGTCATTGACTTAATTATCTTAATCGTATATCTGGCAGCTGTTCTGTTTGCCGGCCTTCATTTTGCCAAAAGAGAGATGAAGGGAAAAGAATATTTTAAGAGCGACGGAACTGTGCCGTGGTGGGTGACATCTGTCTCTATCTTTGCAACTCTGTTGAGCCCGATTTCTTTCCTGTCCCTGGCAGGAAATTCCTATGCAGGATCCTGGCTGCTATGGTTTGCTCAGCTGGGCATGCTGCTGGCTATTCCGGTAACCATCAAATTTTTCCTTCCAGTGTACAGTAAGCTGGATATTGACACCGCTTACCATTATCTGGAGCTGCGTTTCCACAGCAAAGGACTGCGTGTTCTGGGCGCAATCATGTTTATCATTTATCAGATCGGACGTATGTCCATCATCATGTACCTGCCTTGTATGGTACTTTCTAGTCTGATGAACATCAATGTAAACATTTTGATTATCATCATGGGAATCATAGCGATCATCTATTCCTACACTGGCGGATTGAAATCCGTGCTTTGGACTGATTTCATCCAAGGTTCCGTCCTATTGATCGGTGTAACCTTCGGCCTAATCTTCCTCATCTCTCAGATAGACGGCGGATTAGGAGCTATTTTCCATGAATTTACCGCAGGCGAGAAATTCCTGTCCTCTAACGAGCCGTTGTTTGATGCCAATATCCTGAAAAACAGTGTATTCCTGCTGATCGTCGGTGCAGGCTTTAACACCATGGGATCTTATGTGTCCAGTCAGGATATCGTACAGCGTTTTACCACAACAACCGATACCAAAAAGTTGAATAAGATGATGCTGGCAAACGGAGGTCTGTCCATCTTCATCGCAACTGTCTTCTATCTAATTGGTACTGGTCTGTATGTGTTCTATCAGGTACAAGGAAATCAGCTTCCCCCAGCTGCTCAACAGGACCAGATCTTCGCATCCTGGATTGCCTTTGAGCTTCCCGTAGGAGTAACCGGACTTCTCTTAGCCGCAATCTACGCAGCCGCACAGTCCACTCTCTCCACAGGTCTGAACTCCGTAGCTTCAAGCTGGACTCTGGATATCCAGGAACGTCTCTCTAAGAAGCAGTTGAGCTTCGAACAGCAGACAAAAATTGGACAGTATGTATCTCTGATCGTGGGTATCTTCTCCATCGTCGTAGCCATGGTATTGGCAAACGGCGGAGTAAAATCTGCCTATGAATGGTTCAACGGCTTTATGGGACTCGTGCTCGGTATTCTGATCGGAACCTTTATCCTGGGTGCATTCACCAAGGTGGCAAACACTTTTGGAGCAACCATCGCGTTCATAGCTGCTTCCTGCGTGATGATTTATATTAAATATTTCATACCTGCTGATGCCGTGTCTATCTGGTCCTACTCTATCATTTCCATCGCAGTATCTTTGGTAGTAGGTATTCCGGCCAGCTTGATTTACCGCAAAGTGAAAGGTGATAAATCTGTACCGGCACCGCACACAACAATTTACAAGAACTAAGGTCCGTAGGATTGCAGTCCTAATTATACTGGCATCCGGTTCTGGTCTTCGGCCGGACTGGATGTCTTTTCCCATTCATCTCAAAAATAAAATTCTATTCAGCATGGAGGTAATGTTATGATCTTCGGAAATCTCAGAGATTTAAAAGATTTTTCTTTCTTAGAAAAGGGAATCTTAGAATGTTTTGAATATGCTAAAACTCACGATTTAATCAACTACGAAAAAGGAAGCCACCCCATAGACAAAGACCGCCTCTTCGTAAATATCGTCGAATACGAAACTACTGCGGCTGAGAATCGTTTCTGGGAAGCACACCGCCAATACTTAGACCTGCATTTGATGCTTAGAGGACCAGAACAGATCGACGTCAACTTTATCGACAACATGACTCAAAAAGAGTTTGTGGAAAAAGACGACTTTCTCCCCCTGGAAGGTGAGCCTAACAGTCACGTCATCCTGGAAAAAGATGATTTTCTGATCTGCTATCCCAAAGACGGCCACCGTACCGCTGTCGCCGTAGATCAGCCAGTTACCATCAAAAAAGCTATATTTAAGATTTTGATACCAGCATAAGGAGCTGTCACATGAAGCAATATATCTGCATCGATATCGGCGGAACCTCCATCAAATATGGAGTTATTCAAGAAGATCTCACCTTCCTTTATACAGGTGAGATACCCACTGAGGCACAGGAACACGGCGGACCCGGAATTGTGAAAAAAATCTGTAAAATCACAGAAGACTTTTTAAAAGACTTCTCTCCCTCGGGAGTCTGTGTCTCCACTGCTGGAATGGTGGACTGCCAGACCGGAACCATCACCTATGCCTCTCCTTTGATTCCTGAGTATACTGGAACCAGGTTAAAGGAAATTATAGAGAACCGCTTTTCCCTTCCTTGTGAAGTAGAAAACGATGTGAACTGTGCTGGCCTAGCTGAGAGTCACGCAGGCGCTGCAAAAGGGTGCGGCGTCTGCCTTTGCCTGACCATCGGCACAGGAATCGGTGGTTCTATCATCATAGACGGAAAAGTTTTTCATGGTTTCTCCGGCAGCGGAGCTGAAGTCGGATACATGTACCTGCCAGGCGGTCAGTTCCAGGACTTGGGGGCTAGTAGCATTCTAGTCAAAAAGGTCGCTGCGGCCAAACAGGTAGACCCCGCCTCCATCAATGGAAAAATCATCTTTGAGCAGGCAAAAGCCCAAGACCCTGATTGTCTGAGAGCCATCGATGAAATGGTAGACGTACTCGGTATGGGAATTGCCAATATCTGCTATGTGCTGAATCCTGAAATCGTCGTTTTAGGCGGTGGTATCATGGCCCAGAAGGATTTTCTGGAAGTAAAAATTCGCACAGCGATGGACCGCTACTTAATCCCTTCGGTATCAGAAAAGACACGGCTTGCCTTCGCCCAAAACCAGAATCAGGCAGGTATGCTAGGTGCCTATTTTCACTTTCAATCTCTCCACTAAAGAAAAGCTCCAGCTAAAAAAGAGGTATCTCTATGGAACACTATGAAAAGTCAATTATCCCACTCATTGAATCTGTCTACGCGAACTTGACCCCGTTAGAAAAGACCATCGCAGACTTTTTTATTCATAATCGGGAAGAGATGGATTTCTCTTCCCGCAATATCTCCCAGCTTCTCTACGTGTCAGAAGCCTCCCTCTCCCGCTTTTCCAAAAAATGCGGTTTCAAGGGATACCGGGAATTTCTGTTTCATTACAGACAGACTTTTTCCTCTTCCGACGAACCGGCTGCTGACGACCAGACAAAGCTTGTTCTGAACACTTACCAAGAGCTGCTAAACAAGACTTATTCTCTGGTCGACATCCCCCAAATGGAGCGGATTTTAAAGATTTTAACTACCAAAAAAAGAATCTATGTCTACGGCCGTGGAAGCTCCGGCCTGGCCGCTGATGAAATGAGATTCCGTTTTATGCGTATCGGTCTGAACATCGTTTCCATCACAGATCATGAAATGATGCGTATGAACACTGTAGTGATCTCTAATGACTGCGCAGTTATTGGAATCAGTGTCAGCGGGCAGACAGAAGCCGTCATCAACTCCTTAAGAGAATCTAAAAAACAGGGAGCAGCTACCATCCTAATGACCTCCTGTAAAGAACGGGAATTCCAAAAATTCTGTGACGAAGTACTCCTGTTCGCAGTCAAAGAGCATTTAGAAAACGGAAAGGCAATCTCCCCTCAGTTTCCGATCTTAGTCATGTTGGATTTGCTGTACTCCCGTTTCCTGCAATCGGATAAATTCCGGCGTGAGGCACTCCATGAGTACACCCTAAATGTTATCACTCCCGTACCTAAGGACAAAAACGGATTGAGATAATTCAATATAACACTGACAGCCGCTCGCCAGGCTTATCCGTACAAAGAACCCCCTTTTTACAGACTTTCCCAAGTCCATAGAAAGGGGGTTCTTTTATCCTCCAAAAATTAAACTATTATTCAGAAGCCTCCGAATTCTCAGCGTTCTCGGACGCTCCATCCCCAGCGCCCGTGCTCTCAGCCTCTTCTGCCTTAAAGGTAAATTTATGATTTCCCTTCACCTTTAATTTTTTGATTGCTTTTTTGTCTTCGGAAATATCTGCCTTATCTCTCCACTCCTCCACCGTATCATCATAAAGCTCCTGTTTTCTCTCGGAAATAATGGAGTCTTTCTGATTCTCCGTTGCCTCTTGGTCAAAAGCACTGTCAAGGCGCACCACATAATAACTATCCCCATCTTGAATCAAAGAGGACACCACCTCGCCATCCTGAAGTCCTTTCACGGCTTCCTTTACGGCATCTGGCAGATTTCCAGTACTAGTGTCGGTTTCATCCTCCTCTTCCTCAGCCTCATTGGTAGAAAAACTCTCCGACAGCGCACTCAAATCCTCATCCACTGACTTGGCAATCGCATCCATATCTGCATCCTCAGTGGCAAGCACCTGGTCTAAAATTTCTTGTGCCTTCGTCTTTGCATCCTTCTCCTCCTGACCGGAATCTTCTTTTTCCTCGTCGGTGGTAGCCTCTGTGTCCGGCGGATCCACCTTCGTATATGTGACCGTTGTCTGAGCAGCCTCTTCATCTGTCACATTCATATCAGCATCCGCCTTGATCGGCTCCTGCATTTTCTGATAATAGGTAGTCAGCTCTAGGAACCTTTCTACATCCTTCTGGGAGACCACCAATTCACTTTTCACTTCCTCACTGTTGTCTTCCATGAACTGCTTCGCAGCCCTCTGAATCTTCTCCTGCTCCTCTTTCGTCACCGTGACTTCATATTCATCCGCATGAATTTTCAGCAGGCACATCTCTTCTAACTGCTCTAGAGCATCATCTCTTAGAGAATCCCCGTAAGTGGTTCCTTTTTTCTCGTCCTCCACCTGGTCCCACATGGAACTAGGATCACTCCCCAACATACTCATATACATCTGCGCAGTCTGAGCCTGTTGATAACGGGTCATAAAACTCAAAACACCCATTGAAATTTCTTCTTTATCCACAGTGGCCACGGTCTTACCGCCGTCTAGCTGTCCACACCCAGCAAGTCCGGACAATGCGATGGCCCCTGTTAGAGCCGCCACAATGATTCGTTCGCGATTTCTCTTCATGTCATCCTCCTGTACATTTATCTTATAAAAGTATAAACTTTTTTCATCGACAAAGCAAGGGCACTGCCCTAAAAGGTTGCAATTCAGACCTCCAATATCCCACGCCAAACTGCTGTTCGCAGCAGTTTGTGTGCATCGCGAAGCGTATTACTGCTCACGAATTACAAGTGAGTGAATGGAGACACACTCAGCCTTTCTGCCTCTCCTGGGCAGCGAAATCTTTTGCAAGCTGCTCCAGACGTTCTACAAGATTCTGCACTCCGAGTATTCCTTCTCCATTCAGATCAAACAAAAAATATGGTTTTTCTTCCGCCCGAAACTGTAACCTTCGGCCATATTCCTTCAAAAGAATCGGAATCCCCGCGGCATCAATCTTAGCTTCCTCATGCAGAGTTAATTTCACCTGTGCTCCCCGCTGTTTGATCTCCCTTAGATATGCCCTGTGGGCCGCCGCCTTTAAGGTGGCAATTGCCAAAAGATTCATCACTGCTTTCGGCGGTTCTCCGAACCTGTCCAGAAGCTCTTCCAACATATCTTCATATTCCTCTTGATTCTCAATTCCTGCAATTCGTTTATAGATATCCAGTTTTTGAAATTCATTGGCAATATAGGAATTGGGAATGAATGCATCCATACTCAAGTCGATAGTAGTCTCAAAGTCCTCCATGACGGTGATTCCCTTTGCCTCCTTGACCGCCTCATTCAACATTTTACAGTACAGATCATACCCCACCGCCTGCATATGTCCGTGCTGCTGAGCTCCCAGCAAATTTCCTGCCCCTCTCAGCTCCAAATCCCTCATGGCAATCTTGAACCCGCTACCCAAATCCGTAAACTCCCGGATAGCCGACAGGCGTTTTTCCGCAGTCTCCTTCAAAATGGAGTTCTTTCGATACATCAAAAACGCATAGGCAGTCCGGTTAGATCTTCCAATTCTTCCCCGCAGCTGATAGAGCTGGGACAGCCCGTACCGGTCAGAATCATGGATAATCATTGTATTCACGTTGGAGATGTCCAATCCCGTCTCTATAATTGTCGTGGACACCAGAACATCCAGCTCCCCATTGATGAACTCATACATGACTTTTTCCAATTCCCGCTCACTCATCTGTCCGTGTGCAAACCCCACCTGGACATCTGGCAAAAGCTGGGATAGGCGTGACGCCACCTCGGCAATGTCATTGACTCGATTATAGACATAGTAGACCTGGCCTCCCCTTTTTAGCTCTCTTTGAACGGCCTCTCTGACGGTCTCTTCATCGTATTCCATCACATAAGTCTGAATCGGCATTCGGTCCATAGGTGGTTCTTCTAGCACACTCATATCTCGGATTCCAATCAGACTCATGTGCAAAGTTCGTGGAATCGGTGTGGCCGTCAAAGTCAACACATCCACATTGTTCTTCAGCTTTTTAATCTTTTCCTTGTGAGTCACCCCGAAGCGCTGTTCCTCATCAATAATCAATAGCCCAAGATCTTTATACTCCACATCCTTAGAAAGGACCCGATGAGTCCCGATGACCACATCCACCCAGCCTTTCTTTAATCCTTCCAGCGTCTTCCTCTGCTCCGCCGGTGTCCGGAACCGACACAAAAGTTCCACCCTTACCGGAAACTCTTTCATGCGCTGCACAAAGGTATTGTAATGCTGCTGGGCAAGAATTGTTGTCGGAACCAGATAGACCACCTGCTTTCCCTCCTGAATCGCTTTGAATGCGGCCCTAAGGGCGATCTCTGTCTTTCCATATCCCACATCGCCGCAGATCAGACGGTCCATGATCTTCGTGCTCTCCATATCTCTCTTGGTGTCCTCAATGGCCTGAATCTGATCTTCCGTCTCCTCGTAGGGAAACATTTCTTCGAATTCCTTCTGCCAGACTGTATCCGTACCGTAGACAAAGCCTTCCTTCTCTTGACGTGTCGCATACAGCTTCACTAAGTCGCGGGCAATATCCTTTACTGCCCCCTTAACTCTGGTCTTGGTACGGTTCCACTCCTGGGTTCCCAGTTTATTCAGACGAGGCGTCTTCGCCTCCTGCCCAGCATATTTTTGCAGTGCGTCCAACTGTGTTGCCAAGATATAGAGGTTGCTTCCGTCTCGGTATTCAATTTTGATATAGTCCTTGACGACCTTATCCACTTCCACCTTCTCTATTCCTCGGTAGATTCCCAGGCCATGGTTCTCGTGCACCACATAGTCTCCCACGGTCAGTTCCGCGAAATCCTGTATCTTCTGCCCGGAATACTGCTTTTTCTTCTTCCGTTTTTTCTGTTCCTTTCCAAAGATATCGGATTCCGTAATCAGTACAAATTTTATCAACGGATACTCAAACCCCCGGTGAGCGTGACCATAGACGACCATAATCTCCCCGGGCTGAATGGGCCGGCTGTAATCCTCACTGTAAAAACTGCTCAGCCCCTCGTTCATCAAGTCCTGGGCCAGACGCTTTGCTCTGGTTCTGGAACCGGACAGCAGTGCTACACGGTATCCGCTTTTTTTCCACTGTCTTAAGTCCTTGACAAGCAACTCAAAGCTGTTGTTATAAGAACTCACAGACTTCACGGTAAGCTCAAACCGCTCCTGAACCTTCCAAAACTTCTTTGCTGGTTCCATCATGCACAGAGCCGCCCCATGGTATCGGTTCAATTTTCCACACAGCTTTGAGATCTCAAACAAGAGATTGTCCGCCAAAGGCCGGTTACCCTTCTCCAAGCGGTTTTTCTGGCTCTGACGAAATTCATCCTCCACCTCCTGCCCTTTCTCAAGCATTCGATTGGGTTCATCCAGGATAAGCAGCGTCTTCTCCACTGGAAAATAATCGGCAAAAGAGACCATTCCTTTCTCCCCCAGACGTTCCGCCGCCGGATAAATCGTAATCGTCT
Proteins encoded in this window:
- a CDS encoding YhcH/YjgK/YiaL family protein → MIFGNLRDLKDFSFLEKGILECFEYAKTHDLINYEKGSHPIDKDRLFVNIVEYETTAAENRFWEAHRQYLDLHLMLRGPEQIDVNFIDNMTQKEFVEKDDFLPLEGEPNSHVILEKDDFLICYPKDGHRTAVAVDQPVTIKKAIFKILIPA
- a CDS encoding sodium:solute symporter, with protein sequence MQGFTVIDLIILIVYLAAVLFAGLHFAKREMKGKEYFKSDGTVPWWVTSVSIFATLLSPISFLSLAGNSYAGSWLLWFAQLGMLLAIPVTIKFFLPVYSKLDIDTAYHYLELRFHSKGLRVLGAIMFIIYQIGRMSIIMYLPCMVLSSLMNINVNILIIIMGIIAIIYSYTGGLKSVLWTDFIQGSVLLIGVTFGLIFLISQIDGGLGAIFHEFTAGEKFLSSNEPLFDANILKNSVFLLIVGAGFNTMGSYVSSQDIVQRFTTTTDTKKLNKMMLANGGLSIFIATVFYLIGTGLYVFYQVQGNQLPPAAQQDQIFASWIAFELPVGVTGLLLAAIYAAAQSTLSTGLNSVASSWTLDIQERLSKKQLSFEQQTKIGQYVSLIVGIFSIVVAMVLANGGVKSAYEWFNGFMGLVLGILIGTFILGAFTKVANTFGATIAFIAASCVMIYIKYFIPADAVSIWSYSIISIAVSLVVGIPASLIYRKVKGDKSVPAPHTTIYKN
- a CDS encoding MurR/RpiR family transcriptional regulator — its product is MEHYEKSIIPLIESVYANLTPLEKTIADFFIHNREEMDFSSRNISQLLYVSEASLSRFSKKCGFKGYREFLFHYRQTFSSSDEPAADDQTKLVLNTYQELLNKTYSLVDIPQMERILKILTTKKRIYVYGRGSSGLAADEMRFRFMRIGLNIVSITDHEMMRMNTVVISNDCAVIGISVSGQTEAVINSLRESKKQGAATILMTSCKEREFQKFCDEVLLFAVKEHLENGKAISPQFPILVMLDLLYSRFLQSDKFRREALHEYTLNVITPVPKDKNGLR
- a CDS encoding Fur family transcriptional regulator; the protein is MRTLKYSRQRESIKEFLDSRTDHPTAVTVYHNMQKVYPNISLGTVYRNLSLLTELGEINRISTEEGGDRFDAVTTPHDHFYCRQCHNLLDIKIHSSSRIRADVSEEFPGKIESYTTLFRGICEECLSKNQIKSKK
- a CDS encoding N-acetylmannosamine-6-phosphate 2-epimerase, which encodes MEEKIAQLKGHLIVSCQALPHEPLHSSFIMGRMALAAKEGGAFGIRANTKEDISEIQKNVDLPVIGIVKRDYEDSKVYITPTMKEVDELMEVKPAIIALDATSDLRPNGQTLDDFYHQIREKYPNQLLMADCSTIKEALHADELGFDFIGTTLVGYTEQSKGDKIEANDFEIIREILSKVTHRVIAEGNINTPEKAKRVIELGCYSVVVGSIITRPQLITKAFTEALRTL
- a CDS encoding dihydrodipicolinate synthase family protein, with the protein product MNKLEKYQGVIPAFYACYDENGEVSPERVRALTQYFIDKGVKGVYACGSSGECIYQSVEDRKITIENIMAVAKGKLTVICHVACNNTKDSMELARHAESCGVDAIASIPPIYFRLPEYSIAAYWNSISSAAPNTDFVIYNIPQLAGTALTMSLLAEMKKNPRVIAVKNSSMPVQDIQMFQAAGGDDFMVFNGPDEQFISGRVMGAAGGIGGTYGAMPELFLKADELVRANKMEEARVLQYDINEIIYKLCSGHGNMYAMIKEVLRINEGLDIGSVREPLTGLCEADLAIAKEAAQMVKNAVAKYCA
- a CDS encoding NADH peroxidase, which gives rise to MAKWVCSVCGYVHEGETAPEACPICKAPADKFTKQEGEMTWAAEHVVGVAQGVSEDILADLRANFEGECSEVGMYLAMARVAHREGYPEIGLYWEKAAYEEAEHAAKFAELLGEVVTDSTKKNLEMRVAAENGATAGKFDLAKRAKAANLDAIHDTVHEMARDEARHGKAFAGLLKRYFG
- the mfd gene encoding transcription-repair coupling factor, encoding MEAFVQPLRGLAEYEEIRSRIGRNPGLVQIAGCVESQKAHLICGLSGLFPCRLILAQDEQRAKELYEDYRFYDKKVFYYPAKDLLFFQADIHGNLLIKQRMQVVRALLEEESVTVVTSVDGCMDYLMPLGQIKENLVCLNSESTIDLEELSKKLVWLGYERVPQVERSGQFAVRGGILDIYSLTEENPWRIEMWGDEVDSIRSFDAYSQRSIENLETITIYPAAERLGEKGMVSFADYFPVEKTLLILDEPNRMLEKGQEVEDEFRQSQKNRLEKGNRPLADNLLFEISKLCGKLNRYHGAALCMMEPAKKFWKVQERFELTVKSVSSYNNSFELLVKDLRQWKKSGYRVALLSGSRTRAKRLAQDLMNEGLSSFYSEDYSRPIQPGEIMVVYGHAHRGFEYPLIKFVLITESDIFGKEQKKRKKKKQYSGQKIQDFAELTVGDYVVHENHGLGIYRGIEKVEVDKVVKDYIKIEYRDGSNLYILATQLDALQKYAGQEAKTPRLNKLGTQEWNRTKTRVKGAVKDIARDLVKLYATRQEKEGFVYGTDTVWQKEFEEMFPYEETEDQIQAIEDTKRDMESTKIMDRLICGDVGYGKTEIALRAAFKAIQEGKQVVYLVPTTILAQQHYNTFVQRMKEFPVRVELLCRFRTPAEQRKTLEGLKKGWVDVVIGTHRVLSKDVEYKDLGLLIIDEEQRFGVTHKEKIKKLKNNVDVLTLTATPIPRTLHMSLIGIRDMSVLEEPPMDRMPIQTYVMEYDEETVREAVQRELKRGGQVYYVYNRVNDIAEVASRLSQLLPDVQVGFAHGQMSERELEKVMYEFINGELDVLVSTTIIETGLDISNVNTMIIHDSDRYGLSQLYQLRGRIGRSNRTAYAFLMYRKNSILKETAEKRLSAIREFTDLGSGFKIAMRDLELRGAGNLLGAQQHGHMQAVGYDLYCKMLNEAVKEAKGITVMEDFETTIDLSMDAFIPNSYIANEFQKLDIYKRIAGIENQEEYEDMLEELLDRFGEPPKAVMNLLAIATLKAAAHRAYLREIKQRGAQVKLTLHEEAKIDAAGIPILLKEYGRRLQFRAEEKPYFLFDLNGEGILGVQNLVERLEQLAKDFAAQERQKG
- a CDS encoding peptidylprolyl isomerase; translation: MKRNRERIIVAALTGAIALSGLAGCGQLDGGKTVATVDKEEISMGVLSFMTRYQQAQTAQMYMSMLGSDPSSMWDQVEDEKKGTTYGDSLRDDALEQLEEMCLLKIHADEYEVTVTKEEQEKIQRAAKQFMEDNSEEVKSELVVSQKDVERFLELTTYYQKMQEPIKADADMNVTDEEAAQTTVTYTKVDPPDTEATTDEEKEDSGQEEKDAKTKAQEILDQVLATEDADMDAIAKSVDEDLSALSESFSTNEAEEEEDETDTSTGNLPDAVKEAVKGLQDGEVVSSLIQDGDSYYVVRLDSAFDQEATENQKDSIISERKQELYDDTVEEWRDKADISEDKKAIKKLKVKGNHKFTFKAEEAESTGAGDGASENAENSEASE
- a CDS encoding ROK family protein, which translates into the protein MKQYICIDIGGTSIKYGVIQEDLTFLYTGEIPTEAQEHGGPGIVKKICKITEDFLKDFSPSGVCVSTAGMVDCQTGTITYASPLIPEYTGTRLKEIIENRFSLPCEVENDVNCAGLAESHAGAAKGCGVCLCLTIGTGIGGSIIIDGKVFHGFSGSGAEVGYMYLPGGQFQDLGASSILVKKVAAAKQVDPASINGKIIFEQAKAQDPDCLRAIDEMVDVLGMGIANICYVLNPEIVVLGGGIMAQKDFLEVKIRTAMDRYLIPSVSEKTRLAFAQNQNQAGMLGAYFHFQSLH